A genomic stretch from Natronomonas gomsonensis includes:
- a CDS encoding ABC transporter permease, translating into MTDSADEPTPDGGYAAAHEASAASSERPRLRQIATVAVTEYRLALRSRWALALAALFALFGTMLATFSGSAVGPEGMERVVASLTSLAVYLVPLSALAFGYDAVVGRDEEGWLEVVFSLPVSRWRVVAGTYLGRVAVLAGATVLGFGVVGALLVREFGIAYWGAFLAFLAGAVAVGAAFLAIAVLVSTLAREKTHALGGVLLVWVWFVLVHDLLALGVVAAFELPEAVLSVFVLTNPASIFRVLVLGQLGTTAGSGFAAVLSATGLSTPGLVAALLAWCVLPVAAAGLLVSRRRL; encoded by the coding sequence ATGACCGACTCGGCCGACGAACCGACGCCCGACGGCGGCTACGCGGCCGCCCACGAAGCGTCCGCGGCGTCCAGCGAGCGGCCGCGACTGCGGCAGATAGCCACGGTCGCAGTCACCGAGTACCGACTCGCGCTGCGGAGTCGGTGGGCGCTGGCGCTTGCGGCGCTGTTCGCGCTGTTCGGGACGATGCTCGCGACGTTCAGCGGGTCCGCGGTCGGCCCCGAAGGGATGGAGCGGGTCGTCGCCAGCCTCACCAGCCTCGCGGTGTATCTCGTGCCGCTTTCGGCGCTGGCGTTCGGCTACGACGCCGTCGTCGGCCGCGACGAGGAGGGCTGGCTCGAGGTCGTCTTCTCGCTGCCGGTGTCGCGGTGGCGGGTCGTCGCCGGGACGTACCTCGGACGGGTCGCCGTCCTCGCCGGTGCGACGGTGCTTGGCTTCGGCGTCGTCGGCGCCCTGCTCGTTCGGGAGTTCGGCATCGCCTACTGGGGGGCGTTCCTCGCCTTCCTGGCCGGTGCGGTCGCCGTCGGCGCGGCGTTCCTCGCAATTGCCGTGCTCGTCTCGACGCTGGCCCGCGAGAAGACCCACGCCCTCGGCGGCGTGTTGCTCGTGTGGGTGTGGTTCGTCCTCGTCCACGACCTGCTGGCGCTGGGCGTCGTCGCGGCCTTCGAGTTGCCGGAGGCGGTGCTGAGTGTGTTCGTCCTCACCAACCCCGCGAGCATCTTCCGCGTGCTCGTGTTGGGCCAACTGGGAACGACCGCCGGGAGCGGGTTCGCGGCCGTCCTCTCGGCGACGGGGCTTTCGACGCCGGGACTCGTCGCCGCGCTCCTCGCGTGGTGTGTCCTCCCGGTGGCCGCGGCCGGCCTGTTGGTCTCCCGGCGGCGATTGTAG
- a CDS encoding YgaP family membrane protein, with protein sequence MERNIGVLDGRVRLAVGALLAAVGIAAVANVLELGLTAGIIALVVGAVLVGTSLTGLCPLYRALGISTADE encoded by the coding sequence ATGGAGCGAAATATCGGCGTACTCGACGGACGGGTTCGGCTCGCGGTTGGCGCACTGCTCGCGGCCGTCGGTATCGCGGCCGTCGCAAACGTTCTCGAACTCGGCTTGACGGCAGGCATCATCGCGCTCGTCGTCGGGGCCGTCCTCGTCGGGACGAGCCTGACCGGCCTCTGTCCGCTGTACCGCGCGCTGGGAATCAGCACTGCCGACGAATAG
- a CDS encoding M20 family metallopeptidase, giving the protein MTHSDPATYVAENRSELVRTTLDVLAVDTSNPPGDTRTLVEGIEAELDGLGVETERFAVDPAKPNLLVRVPGDGDRTFCFNGHLDTVPFDAETWEYDPLGERVDDRIYGRGATDMKGPLAAMLLALRAFVEADGKPPVDLLFTFVSDEEVGGDAGLPALLAADRLDADACVIGEPTCSDGRYSVVVADRGSIWLTLEATGEAAHGSRPVLGDNAIDRLYGAVTTLRERFGKRELDIDATVEPILEESIEYYAPTMGAETARELFAYPSINLGTIEGGEAINSVPQSATAEIDIRLTAGVQTPDVLSEVRECVATCDGVTISEVSWSVGTVEPPDSPLVEAVASTAETVTGQRVYRRSATGGGDAKKLRNAGVPTVEFAAGTDTVHAVDEYITVDALATNAAVYARLPAVWADTEEL; this is encoded by the coding sequence ATGACTCACAGCGACCCTGCGACGTACGTTGCCGAGAACCGGTCGGAACTGGTGCGGACGACGCTCGATGTACTCGCCGTCGACACGTCGAACCCGCCCGGCGACACGCGCACCCTCGTCGAGGGAATCGAAGCGGAACTCGACGGATTGGGCGTCGAAACCGAACGGTTCGCGGTCGACCCCGCGAAGCCGAACCTCCTCGTACGAGTTCCGGGTGACGGCGACCGGACGTTCTGTTTCAACGGCCACCTCGATACGGTGCCGTTCGACGCCGAAACCTGGGAGTACGACCCCCTCGGCGAACGAGTCGACGACCGCATCTACGGCCGCGGCGCGACCGACATGAAGGGGCCGCTGGCTGCGATGCTGCTCGCACTGCGGGCGTTCGTCGAAGCCGACGGGAAGCCGCCGGTCGACCTCCTGTTCACGTTCGTCAGCGACGAGGAGGTCGGCGGCGACGCGGGCCTTCCCGCGCTGTTGGCCGCCGACCGACTCGACGCCGACGCCTGCGTCATCGGTGAACCGACCTGCTCGGACGGCCGATACTCCGTCGTCGTCGCCGACCGTGGGAGCATCTGGTTGACGCTGGAGGCGACCGGCGAGGCTGCCCACGGGTCGCGGCCGGTTCTCGGCGACAACGCCATCGACCGCCTGTACGGTGCCGTGACCACGCTTCGGGAGCGGTTCGGGAAGCGCGAACTCGACATCGACGCCACGGTCGAACCGATACTGGAGGAGTCAATCGAGTACTACGCGCCGACGATGGGCGCCGAGACGGCTCGTGAGCTCTTTGCCTACCCCTCAATCAACCTCGGAACCATCGAGGGCGGCGAGGCGATAAACAGCGTCCCACAATCCGCGACGGCGGAAATCGACATCCGGCTGACGGCGGGGGTACAGACGCCCGACGTTCTCTCGGAGGTTCGAGAGTGCGTCGCGACGTGTGACGGCGTCACCATCTCGGAGGTCTCCTGGAGCGTCGGGACCGTAGAGCCACCCGACAGCCCGCTCGTCGAGGCCGTCGCCTCGACGGCCGAAACCGTGACCGGCCAGCGGGTGTACCGCCGGAGTGCGACCGGCGGGGGAGACGCCAAGAAGCTTCGCAATGCTGGTGTGCCGACCGTCGAGTTCGCGGCTGGAACCGACACGGTCCACGCTGTCGACGAGTACATCACGGTCGACGCTCTCGCGACCAACGCGGCCGTCTACGCGCGGCTCCCCGCCGTCTGGGCCGACACGGAGGAACTGTGA
- a CDS encoding ABC transporter ATP-binding protein, which produces MRITANDVRKEYGSVTALDGLSIEIPDGSTFGVLGTNGAGKTTLFKLLVGLDRPDGGRLAVGEQSVADAGTEIRERVGYLPERVGFPGALTGREVLSFHARMRGLPRDGRIDDAIETVGLSPSAADRAVSGYSNGMRRRLGLAAAILPEPQVLVLDEPTAGLDPRGVAEFHGIIDRVRTETGATVVLSSHVLSEIERLCDRVAILDGGRVVTAGPVSELVDTDDVTVRIRPEREASLESLTDAAEPFGTVSTANGAVSVRCPAGDVPPLFAAVDSAADIVDVTVERESLEAAFHGALNTEVNA; this is translated from the coding sequence ATGCGAATCACAGCTAACGACGTCCGCAAGGAGTACGGCAGCGTGACGGCCCTCGACGGGCTGTCGATAGAGATACCCGACGGCAGCACCTTCGGCGTCCTCGGGACGAACGGCGCCGGCAAGACGACGCTGTTCAAACTGCTGGTCGGACTGGACCGACCGGACGGCGGCCGACTGGCTGTCGGCGAGCAGTCGGTCGCCGACGCCGGCACCGAGATACGAGAGCGTGTCGGCTACCTGCCCGAACGGGTCGGCTTCCCCGGCGCGCTCACGGGCCGAGAGGTGCTGTCGTTTCACGCCCGGATGCGCGGCCTCCCGCGTGACGGCCGCATCGACGACGCCATCGAGACGGTCGGTCTCTCGCCGTCGGCCGCCGACCGTGCCGTCTCGGGATACTCCAACGGGATGCGCCGGCGGCTCGGACTCGCCGCCGCCATCCTCCCGGAGCCGCAGGTGCTCGTCCTCGACGAGCCGACGGCGGGACTTGACCCCCGGGGCGTCGCCGAGTTCCACGGCATCATCGACCGCGTGCGGACGGAGACGGGCGCGACGGTCGTCCTCTCATCGCACGTGCTCTCGGAAATCGAGCGGCTGTGTGACCGGGTGGCAATCCTTGACGGCGGCCGCGTCGTCACCGCGGGGCCAGTCTCGGAACTCGTCGACACCGACGACGTGACGGTTCGAATCCGCCCGGAGCGCGAGGCGTCCCTCGAGTCACTCACAGACGCCGCCGAACCGTTCGGCACCGTCTCGACGGCCAACGGGGCGGTCTCTGTCCGGTGTCCGGCAGGCGACGTTCCGCCGCTTTTCGCGGCGGTCGACTCGGCGGCCGACATTGTCGACGTGACCGTCGAACGCGAGAGTCTCGAAGCGGCGTTCCACGGCGCACTCAACACGGAGGTAAACGCATGA
- the nosZ gene encoding TAT-dependent nitrous-oxide reductase yields the protein MLLPQLGLDRRDFMKAGAAAGTLGAMAGCTGLLDRDDGTGAGGASGNADAHVPPGELDEYYAFLSGGHSGDIRVLGLPSMREIMRIPVFNHESARGYGYDDKSSEMLEEAGGYTWGDTHHPRVSQTDNDYDGRWAFVNDKANGRMARINLKYFETDAIVDIPNQQGTHGACCVLPDTKYVIGVGEFRVPLENDGRSLDAPDEYGSVFAAINPETMNVEWEVLVDGNMDNGDGGKEGKWFFTTGYNSEGGVTESEMTQSDRDMVKAFNIPAIEAAVEAGDYEEINEVPVVDGRQDSPLNSGSDPVVKYIPTPKSPHGVSVTPDNSYAIASGKLDPTATVIDIAALGEVDDPEEAVVGRPRLGMGPLHTAYDGRGHAYTTLFIDSQVVKWDIEAAVEADLDSEDPVVEKIDVHYNPGHLIASESYTADPAGDWLISLNKLSKDRFLPVGPMHPENDQLIYIGDDEGGMELVKDKPSYAEPHDASIVHRDKISPAKTYDPEDIDLEHTAAGEESVERVADDRVEVKMYSMRNEFGFPDITVKEGDTVEMQVTNIETTSDILHSLVIPEHDINIKMAPQETTKVTFEADEPGVYWMYCGFFCSALHLEMRSRLLVEPEG from the coding sequence ATGCTGTTACCGCAGTTGGGCCTCGACCGGCGGGACTTCATGAAAGCCGGTGCCGCCGCCGGGACCCTCGGGGCCATGGCCGGTTGTACCGGCCTGCTCGACCGCGACGACGGGACCGGAGCCGGTGGCGCAAGCGGCAACGCCGACGCCCACGTCCCACCCGGGGAACTCGACGAGTACTACGCGTTCCTCAGCGGCGGCCACTCCGGGGACATCCGCGTTCTCGGGTTGCCGTCGATGCGAGAAATCATGCGCATTCCGGTGTTCAACCACGAGAGCGCACGCGGCTACGGCTACGACGACAAGAGCAGCGAGATGCTGGAGGAGGCCGGCGGCTACACGTGGGGGGACACCCACCACCCGCGTGTCAGCCAGACGGACAACGACTACGACGGCCGCTGGGCGTTCGTCAACGACAAGGCCAACGGCCGGATGGCCCGTATCAACCTGAAGTACTTCGAGACGGACGCAATCGTCGACATCCCGAACCAGCAGGGGACCCACGGCGCCTGTTGTGTCCTTCCGGACACGAAGTACGTCATCGGCGTCGGCGAGTTCCGCGTCCCGCTGGAGAACGACGGCCGCAGTCTCGACGCCCCCGACGAGTACGGGTCGGTGTTCGCCGCCATCAACCCCGAGACGATGAACGTCGAGTGGGAGGTGTTGGTCGACGGCAACATGGACAACGGCGACGGCGGCAAGGAGGGCAAGTGGTTCTTCACCACCGGCTACAACAGCGAGGGCGGCGTCACCGAATCGGAGATGACCCAGTCGGACCGCGACATGGTGAAGGCGTTCAACATCCCGGCCATCGAGGCCGCCGTCGAGGCCGGCGACTACGAGGAAATCAACGAGGTGCCGGTCGTCGACGGCCGGCAGGACAGTCCGCTGAACAGCGGGAGCGACCCCGTCGTCAAGTACATCCCGACGCCGAAGAGTCCCCACGGCGTCAGCGTCACGCCGGACAACAGCTACGCCATCGCCAGCGGGAAACTCGACCCGACGGCGACGGTCATCGACATCGCGGCGCTGGGCGAAGTCGACGACCCCGAGGAGGCGGTCGTCGGCCGACCGCGGCTCGGGATGGGGCCGCTGCACACCGCCTACGACGGCCGCGGCCACGCCTACACGACCCTGTTCATCGACTCGCAGGTCGTCAAGTGGGACATCGAGGCCGCCGTCGAAGCCGACCTCGACAGCGAGGACCCGGTCGTCGAGAAAATCGACGTCCACTACAACCCCGGCCACCTCATCGCCAGCGAGTCCTACACGGCCGACCCGGCGGGTGACTGGCTCATCTCGCTGAACAAGCTCTCGAAGGACCGGTTCCTGCCGGTCGGGCCGATGCACCCCGAGAACGACCAGCTCATCTACATCGGCGACGACGAGGGTGGAATGGAGTTGGTGAAGGACAAGCCGTCCTACGCCGAACCCCACGACGCCTCCATCGTCCACCGCGACAAGATTAGCCCGGCGAAGACGTACGACCCCGAGGACATCGACTTAGAGCACACTGCCGCCGGGGAGGAGTCCGTCGAGCGGGTCGCCGACGACCGCGTCGAGGTGAAGATGTACTCGATGCGCAACGAGTTCGGCTTCCCGGACATCACCGTCAAGGAGGGCGACACCGTCGAGATGCAGGTGACGAACATCGAGACGACGAGCGACATCTTACACTCGCTTGTCATCCCCGAGCACGACATCAACATCAAGATGGCGCCACAGGAGACGACGAAAGTGACCTTCGAAGCCGACGAGCCAGGTGTCTACTGGATGTACTGTGGGTTCTTCTGCAGTGCACTCCACTTGGAGATGCGCTCTCGGCTCCTCGTCGAACCGGAGGGATAA
- the nosD gene encoding nitrous oxide reductase family maturation protein NosD, with product MTRLEAGFAVAVVAALLVSVTAPFVVAAPADEAPDGFDLDETNAYEPPSVPEESTATVGGQTFSEAQQAIDAAGPGDTVVLEGRFEDRLRVNTSDVTVRAGEAGAVVDGGGEGNVLLIAAENVAVEGLWLRNSGYDAGGEDAGVFVEGTANGTELRDLYLSEITFGVWVDGADDVTVTDSRIEGREDVERRTDRGNGINLWETRNSTIRNTEITDVRDGIYYSWAEDVVATNNTIWDSRYGVHYMYSNDNRLEDNLAVDNDVGYALMVSDGLTLLNNTAARNDGTSGHGILLKDIERSEIRGNVLLENGNGLYVYNAQDNRIAGNLLLRNAVGIHVTADSNGQEVVGNSFINNEDAVLTTTQNLIVWNGSDRGNYWSDARAVDLDGDGTSEVRHRPAGLVEHLVAERPQARIFVDSPAFDAVRLAESSFPVVDSPGIVDRQPLADTPHDWRHYANHS from the coding sequence GTGACCCGCCTCGAAGCCGGCTTCGCGGTCGCGGTCGTGGCCGCCCTCCTCGTGTCGGTGACCGCGCCGTTCGTCGTGGCGGCGCCGGCCGACGAGGCGCCCGATGGCTTCGACCTCGACGAGACCAACGCCTATGAACCGCCGTCGGTGCCCGAGGAGTCGACCGCGACGGTCGGCGGGCAGACGTTCTCTGAGGCCCAACAGGCCATCGATGCCGCCGGTCCCGGCGACACCGTCGTCCTCGAAGGCCGCTTCGAGGACCGCTTGAGGGTGAACACCAGCGACGTGACCGTCAGGGCCGGCGAGGCCGGCGCGGTCGTCGACGGCGGCGGCGAGGGGAACGTACTCCTCATCGCAGCCGAAAACGTCGCCGTCGAGGGGCTGTGGCTCCGAAACTCCGGCTACGACGCCGGGGGCGAAGACGCCGGCGTCTTCGTCGAGGGGACGGCGAACGGAACCGAACTCCGGGACCTGTACCTCTCGGAAATCACCTTCGGTGTGTGGGTCGACGGCGCCGACGACGTGACCGTCACCGACAGCCGCATCGAGGGACGGGAGGACGTCGAGCGCCGCACCGACCGCGGCAACGGCATCAACCTCTGGGAGACTAGGAACTCGACGATCCGGAACACCGAAATCACGGACGTCCGCGACGGCATCTACTACTCGTGGGCCGAGGACGTCGTCGCGACGAACAACACCATCTGGGACAGCCGTTACGGCGTCCACTACATGTACTCCAACGACAACCGACTGGAGGACAACCTCGCCGTCGACAACGACGTGGGTTATGCGCTGATGGTCAGCGACGGGTTGACCCTCCTCAACAACACGGCGGCCCGCAACGACGGCACCAGCGGCCACGGCATCCTCCTGAAGGACATCGAGCGCTCCGAAATCCGGGGCAACGTCCTACTGGAGAACGGCAACGGCCTGTACGTCTACAACGCACAGGACAACCGCATCGCCGGGAATCTCCTGTTGCGCAATGCGGTCGGCATCCACGTGACCGCGGACAGCAACGGACAGGAGGTCGTCGGGAACAGTTTCATCAACAACGAAGACGCCGTCCTGACGACGACACAGAACCTCATCGTCTGGAACGGCAGCGACCGCGGGAACTACTGGTCGGACGCCCGCGCCGTCGACCTCGACGGCGACGGGACGAGCGAGGTCCGCCACCGACCGGCGGGGCTGGTCGAACACCTCGTCGCCGAGCGGCCACAGGCGCGAATCTTCGTCGACAGCCCCGCCTTCGACGCGGTTCGACTCGCCGAGAGTTCGTTCCCCGTCGTCGACTCGCCGGGTATCGTCGACAGACAGCCGCTGGCCGACACCCCACACGACTGGAGGCACTATGCGAATCACAGCTAA
- a CDS encoding halocyanin domain-containing protein: MGRHDSTRRRVLQVTATTVAAGLLAGCTGGGNGNGNSGNGNGDDTPGDSDDSGGDSGGDTPDFDGWFDGVPNYDGVTDATGESEVTVDVGAGSDGLTFDPPAVRVDSGTTVLWEWTGNGGAHNVVADGGDFESDLYSESGETFEYAFDSAGTYKYYCNPHKTMGMKGVVVVE, translated from the coding sequence ATGGGACGACACGATTCGACGCGGCGGCGAGTGCTTCAGGTGACTGCAACGACGGTTGCCGCGGGCCTGCTCGCCGGCTGTACCGGCGGTGGCAATGGCAACGGCAACAGCGGAAACGGCAACGGTGACGACACCCCGGGCGACAGCGACGACAGCGGCGGCGACAGCGGTGGTGACACACCCGACTTCGACGGCTGGTTCGACGGCGTGCCGAACTACGACGGCGTCACCGACGCGACCGGCGAGTCGGAGGTCACGGTCGACGTGGGAGCCGGCTCCGACGGACTGACGTTCGACCCGCCGGCGGTTCGGGTCGACAGCGGCACGACGGTCCTTTGGGAGTGGACCGGCAACGGCGGCGCTCACAACGTCGTCGCCGACGGCGGCGACTTCGAGAGCGACCTCTACAGCGAATCCGGCGAGACCTTCGAGTACGCCTTCGACAGCGCCGGAACGTACAAGTACTACTGTAATCCCCACAAGACGATGGGGATGAAAGGCGTCGTCGTCGTCGAGTAA